The Rhinolophus sinicus isolate RSC01 linkage group LG07, ASM3656204v1, whole genome shotgun sequence genomic interval GCGGAGGAATAGGACGGGCAGGGAGGGTATCCTTGGGGGAGTCGTCTGCCTGCTTCACTTCTTGGCCTTGCCTTGGGCAGCCACAGCCTCCATAGCTTTACGCACAGTCTCTTCATCCCCCAGGAACTGCATGGGCTTGATGGGCTTCAAGTTCTTGTCCAATTCATAGACAATGGGAATACCAGTTGGCAGGTTCAGCTCCATGATCGCCTCTTCAGAGAGACCTGAAGAGAGCACCACCATGATCAGCCCAGCAAGACCTGGCTCCCCATCACCCCTCCAGGCTTACTATTCATCCCCAGGTGACAAAGGGCTTCGGTAGGAATTGAAACAACACACCCTTTCTGACACTTGTAATAACAGTAATCATCTACATTATAGATCAGTCACCCAAGGAGTTCCCCCACTACTGACTTCTCAGCCactgaaaagcaagaaaaaggtaTGAAAGCTGTGTACTGcagatacgaggtgtgatcaaagatacagtgaatgtttaaataaaaaatttattcgagtagaagacacattgccattaatccccctcaaaatactccctctcacttcgaaaatgcttatcccatcattcttgccactttctgaagcagttctgaagtcctctttcatgtgtgtttagttgtgctgtcttggctgccttgatgtcctgaatcgattcaatatgttttcctttcatggtgatttgactggggaagagccagaagtcacaagaTGCCAGATGCCacaaataaggtggatgaggacacatctcaatgtttttatttgacagaaaatgccatactggaagcaatgtgtgacatggagggtgtggggacagagccccagaaagcagtttccaggctcttggcctcacatagacaggtgctggctcaggtagtaaatggccatcaactgtgattggatggccatcagctgtggctagttgctgtaaccagtgagccattggccagtaatataactgctgtggctacactagtaAAAAAtcggggccagcaagaagatggtggctgagcctgcaagcggaatgagggttgagaattgtgtggctcctgtttcctgtttctccaacccagccaccagtgagaatatagtggtatgactcccctatctatggctccgtgagtgttcctttttggcttcaccgtatcctgcgttcttgtgcgggaaacgggagcagagaccccacaggccgccctgcacatGGCATAGTTGGCAGGATCCCCCGCACGACAGAGGgttttcatgatggaggatgaagtaaggacactcatgaaagaggacttctagaactgcttcagaaagtggcaagaacgatatAAGTGTGTTCccagcgagggggagtattttgagggggattaatggcagtgtgtcttttactgtaatacatttttttatttaaacattcaccgtatcttttgatcacatcttgtatcTTCCCAAAGTGGGATCCAGAAGCCCACACTAAAGCAGGACTTACTTACACACATCTCAGATGTCCTGTGTAGTCCATCCAGCCTGCCAAAAATCAGCACAGCTGAGGCTCTAAGCCCTTAGGTGGAACAATTTAAGATGCAAATTGAGATTCATGTGTGAAGTTGTCCCAGGTTGTGATTGAGGAGGATTTCATCAGCAGTTTCAACTGGCAATCCTGGGTGAGAAGTGGGCATCTCAAACTAACATGTATCTGAATCACCTGGGTGAGGGATGCACCTTCTGAATCAGGTCTGAAGTGGGACCTGAGGTTCTGCACGTATGACAAGCAACCGGGGGGTCTGGCTGCCTCTGCTTCTGCAGAAGACACTTTTGAGAAACAAAAGTAGAGGGTGTGTTTCTACTAGGAATCAATCCAGACCGCCTCTAAGGCTATTACTAAGTAATTAAATCCCTGATTAGTGGctgttctttctccctccttgAGGGCCCCTCTGAAAAATGTACATACCCTCCAGATGCTTGACAATGCCCCGAAGGCTGTTGCCATGGGCTGCAATCAGTACCCGTTTCCCCTCCTTGATCTGGGGAACTATTTCTTCATTCCAAAAGGGCAGAGCTCTGGCGATAGTGTCCTTCAGACTCTCACAGGAGGGTAGCTGATCTTCAGTGAGGTCTGCATACCTGCGAtcctaaaaacaacagaaaatccaAGCTTACCAGTTACTAGCAGTTGCATTCTGCCCATTCATCCCCTAAGGGGTCAAAGTGATGGGTAAAGCTGTCTCCCCAGGGCACAGAATGCAGCTGAGAGCTGGGGAAAAGGGATAATTATTATcctacccccctcccccattacccacTACTGGGAAGATTAGTAACAGTTCAAAAGAAACGTAACttagaaaaggagggaagaaaggtaAGCTACAAGGCTCTTCCCAGTTCACTTTATCTTGCAATTGGCTTAGGAAGGCCCCATGGCTATAGATGGTTTTATAAAATATGGCAGTAGGAATATAAAAAAGgatatataaattgtttttagaTAAACAAACGATCAACTAAATCTTTTAACAAACGAGGGCCATTCCTTGGAGAAGGGAGATCACAactattttatcataaattataaattcaatggGACTAGGCAGACACTGATAAAATCTAAAGAGTGAGGCCCAGATTCCAATCCCCTGGTCCTGGGTGGAGGGAGCCAAATCTCGGCTTGTCCGTACCTTGCTGATGTTGCTGTAGAAGGGATGGTCGGGCTCCATCGGAGGTGGTGGGATGTCATAGGAGCGCCTCCAGATCTTCACCTGGGCCTCGCCATGCTTGGCAGCAGTTTCTGCTTTGTTAAGGCCGGTCAGACCCCCATAGTGCCGCTCGTTGAGGCGCCAAGTCCTCACTACTGGCAGCCACATTTGGTCAATGGCATCCAGTACCGTCCAAAGGGTCCGAATTGCTCTCTTCTGCACTGAGGTGAAGCAGATGTCAAACTCATAGCCAGCATCTGGAAATTGTAAGTTCAAAGTGATCAGCTAATGGAAGTCCACTCTGGAGCCAGAATTTTCTTACATATGTATTTGTACAGGTGTCCAAATGAAAATTATGTGgctaaatgtttaattttgtatatgcTAGCAGGAAAAACAATGCTCTGCCTTCAGGGAAGAGAAAACCCGTTGGCTTGTTCCAGTTGACAGCTACCTCCCAGTGGTTCCCCAATAATGCACTGAACCCAAGTCCTACACGTCCTGTCAACTAGCTAACCTGCCCTCTGTGCTGCTTATCCTAACCCCCAGAATGCTGGGCTTAATGAagcacattttaagaatttatttctgcTACAATTCTTTCAAGAAAAGGATCCTAAAAACTTGGAAtctcttaataaataataattgctaGTATTTACAGAGGGCTTACCATCTGTCAGGCACTGGACTAAatactttgtatgttttattttgtcttcataaCAATCTTATGAAGTTACAATCCTTACAATCTATCTTACcaggtgagaaaaataaagactagaGGAGTTAAACAAATTATGCAAGGTCACAGCTATTACCTCAGAGGGATAAAAACCCCGGCTGTGTGACTCCAAAATCCAACTCATGGCCACCATCTCGAGCTACCTCTGTATTTTCCTAAACCCTAAGAATCCTGATGTTTGTACTTTAGTTAGAACTGTCACTTTTGATTGATAATTACTAATATATTTCCTTCCTCTCTAACCTCTGGTATAGGCGAAATGGGATTTTGAACTCCCGACAATCAGGACACTGCACGAGCTTCTAGGGAATGCTGATAAAACTTCCGTTTGTTGcgtgaaattatattttcactaTTGAGTGTGGAAGTCACATCACAATCTTCATCTATAGTTCCTCTCTGCTGTAGTCAAAGTGCCAGCCTATTCCTGAGTACTCTCAGAGGAATATgaatatataccgggggtgccaaaaaaatgcatacaagtagacactttgatcgatattgctcaagcagtagttcgccgtaatcagaagtgtctggacgctgatgggaaccactttgagcacctcttgtaattgcagaagtcaaacgtgacttgtattcatcttttgttatcagtatatattgagtattacaatttaatagtttttttcctttcttaaaatgtgtatacatttttttggcaccctctgtatatatctagGCTAACTGTTAAACCAAGTTTAGGAGAAGCCACTCACGGGAGAGAGCACATACTGTGCACTGTCTGAATTATCTGATTCGTTTATAAACGAATCTCTCCTCCAGTAGTTACTGACTGGCAGTCCAGAGCTGTGTTGGCCCAACCAGTAGGTTACAGAGGTTAATCTTACTTCATGTTTCATGAAAGGTTATTCTctatagaactgtacacctgaaatctatgtaactttactaacaattgtcaccccagtaaactttaattaaaaaaagaaaaattattctccCTCCCACTCTAAGGGGGAGACGGCCCTTTCCTTATGTAATGGGTCAGGAAAAACAGTCCTGTTTTCCTCCATGAGGCTACAAGGCCCTCTTTGAAACTCAGCACTTTCCTGGGTATTGCCTCATATTGAGGTTGCCAATAGTCATTAATAAAATGTGAAGTGAATTATCCTGCCAGTCATTCAATTGAAAGTGAGGCCAGTAAGAACTATACTGATGCAGGAAGGGAGGATTAACCACTAGGAAAGCAGCACCACCCACGAGGGAAAAGATGACAGATCTCATCACTAAGCCTTAGGACAAGTGCTGGTAGATGTGGCTACCGTCTCCTCCCTAACCTTAAGGGAAGGAAAGGCGCCCAATAAAAGGCTGAGTCACTGGGAAGCAACTACCCATAGTGCAAGCTTCAGCACCCATGCTGAAAAGCTAATGGTGTTACATTGCAATTATTTCCACTTGGAATGGAATGCACAAAGTGGATACACAAGTAGGTCCCCAAGTAGAAAAGCAGTTCCCCTTAGGATTCTTGACAGAAACCTCTGAAGCCTCTTCACTTAACTTGCCCATCAAGCAAAAGCATAGTCTAGGGCACTCCCAGGGATGGGGTGATGGTGTGGTACGGACTCCATCCTCCCCAGGAGTAAATTACACGGGAAACTAGATTCTCACTCCCTTCCTCCTGAAATCATATTCAAGAGTCTATAAACCCCACTATCACTTAAGCCCTggtaagtttatttattttaggtcttTTATATTATTAGATTACTCACAATGGTCTTCATCATTCAGAGTTTTTGCTTTTAGTCTCAGTTTTGATATAATCATCTGTGATGCCCATAAGGGATATTAAGATTtcaaatgggattttaaaaaactaatgcTACCAATATTTACTTAGAAACTGAAATAGGGTCTGTTATTTTAGGAGAGCTTATAAGTTTAGCCATTTGACCAGTCTTATAGAATAGCTACAATTTCTTTGTCCTGGGCTAATCGTCAGCAAACCACCCAGACCCATACAGTTCTTCCTGCCAGGCAGCAGGAGAGCAAATGGCCTCCTTTACCagcccctttcctttccctgctctcCTAAACAGTATGAGGTCACACGAGGCCATCCCAAAGCATCCACACACTCCTGCTGCAAGATTACATTTCCCAGGCTTTCCAAGCCTTTGCTTCATTTCAAGAGGATCTACAGTTAAGGCAAGAAGCCAGAGAGAGCAACCTGGAGCCAAATACTGTTCCACATCAACCAGGCATCAGTGACCCTTTTAAATGACTGTTTCTTTGTCCAGAGGTTAAAAGGGAGCAAGGCCAGACCTACACAAAtcatcgggggggggggggggagcaccTCTTCAGTCCAAAGATTCTTTGACTCGCTGGCAGCAGGAATGCACCCTTATTAGGATTCCAAAATCAGAGATATCTGTCTGCCAGAGCGGGCAACCCTGCTTAGGCAAGCTTATCTCACTGCCACTTCCACCTTTGCCCAGCGTCCTTGGCCAGCAGCCTACCAGTTCTTCACATCTACCCTTTATTCAACCCCAAAATTGAGGCCAGAGCACTGGACTAGGCATAAGGAAATATGACCTTGCATAAGTCATCTTTCCAATCCTCGCTTTCCCAACTACAAAAGGACCAGggagggatgggaaggagagGCATAAAATCTATACTTTATGGGTCGTGGAGAGGatcaaatcattcattcattcattcaattacaTTTGCGGATGCATTTGGGCACAGGATTTGTGGAACGCTGCTGAGCATCCAAGGCCTACACAAGCACGTGGATTTCTTGGTATCTAGGTGCCTgctgagcccccctccccccgagCACCACGTCACTCCCCCCACAGCGGGGGTAAACGTGTGACCTGCCTCTTCAAGAGGATCCACAGCAGCCCCTTGAAAAGGCTTCGTTACAGCGACTGGGAGACACCAGGCATCCAGTTTAACAAGTCCCAGAATTATACTAAATGCTCAGACTAGAAAGAGAATTTCACAAGGCGGTGTGGAGAGCGCAATGGGCTGCGGGTCCACTTCCTGGCGCAGACCCTCACACCCtactgggtgaccttgagcaaatcgaTTCCCCACCCTGGgcccattttctcatttgccaAATAAACTGCTGTAGAGATGAAGCCCAAGGTCTCGGACCTCTCCCGGAGTGCGCGGGGGCGAGAGAGGCGGCCCTGATCAAGCGGTGCCCGTCGGGAACTCCGCACCCCCACCCACAGCCCGGCCCGCTCCGCACCTCGCAGCGCCTGCCCGCCGCGCTTCGCCTCCTCGTGCCCTGCCGGGCTCAGGTCGGCGTCGTACCAGCCGCTGAAGCGGTTTTCCAGGTTCCACGCGCTCTCGCCGTGCCGGATCAGCACCAGTTTGTAGGCAGCCATGGCGGCGGCTCGGAGTGCGGTGCAGACTGGGGCTCGCCGAGATTCCGGAGTAGCAGCCCGGCCCCCGGCCGCGCCTGCGCGATCGCGCCCCACCGCCCGGCTCCGACGCACTTGCTCTGCTTAAATCTTTCCACTCGCTGGAGGCCGCCCTCTGCCCGCTGAGTGTGCGCATGCGCCCCGTGCGGGCGCTGCGGCCGCGGCGGGAAGGGGGAGAGTTCCCGTACGCCAGGGCGCATGCGGCCTCCACTGATGGCCCCGCGTCCTCCGCGGCCGTCACGGAGCGCACGTAAGCGCCCAGGCCGGCGGGACCTTTGGACCGCGGCCGGTAGTGCGTGCTGGCCCCGTGACTGTTCGAGGGCAAGCCTGTTCTCCTAGTATAGCTGTCATTCATGTCATTCATTGCAATAAAATGGCCCTTACCGTTTGAACCGCAGTTAGCTTTGCCAGGTCTCTTACCCATCCGTACACAGAATTTCATGCACACAGCTGTGTTCGAATCCTTACGCTTTCATTTTATGTGCTTTGTATTTGGGCAGTTATTGTAATCTCATCCACCCTTATCTGTAAATGGACATCACAAATACTTAGCTGAAGCCTATCTACCTGGAAGATGTTCAGTAAAACGTTGTAATTTGCTATCATTTCAGTAGACACTGATCTATTTTACACATAAGGTAACTGGCTGACTGCTGGTTCCAAAGCCATGCTCTTTAACGCAAAGCTGTTTATCCCCACATCTGCTAGTCTCACAGCCTTTAGTCAGTGCCTCGTGGGCCTCCAACAGAGAAACAAAGCCTAGGCCCCTTCAAACATTCCAGAAAGAAGAGTCACAGCCTGTTCCTCCCCTACACCCAATCAGTAGTTTAAATATGTGCTTATCTGGACAGCTCTCTGCTAATCATGCCACTCTCCCGTTGTATTTCAATCTAGCCACTTAGAGGAGTCAGGCAGTGGGCTAGATCCAAGATGGATTGAATGTGTTTTCTGCCCTTCACAGCAGGTGGAGTTCGAATAAGATGCACATGTAAGTAGCTAACAATGAAACTGTACTGTATGCTATATTTTGACAGAGATTCTAGAAAAGTTTTTAACATGCACTCATGAAGCAACTACTAAGTGCCAAGCAGTGTTGTAAGTGCATTACAAgtgttaactcatttagtctTTATATCCTCATAATGATCCTTTGAGGCAGGTACTATCGTTTCCTcattactgatgaggaaactgagagatgAGGTAATTTGTTCACCGTTACAGGAACCGGGCTAGCTGGCTCCCAAGTCCATGCATGCTCTTACCTACTGCTCTCTGTGCTCTCCACATTTTTGTGGCATTTTAGTCATTTGTTGACTTTGAAGAGTGGGAAGGATttgtgagggagagaaaaggcaCTCTAGGAACAACATGAACCAAAACACATTGGATGGGTTTGTAGATTAATCATCATAATAGCTACTGTTTGTTTATGTATAAAGTGTTTTAGTGTATTATCTCAACCCTCCAGCAATTCCTATACTGTAGATACTATTATAGCTtcattccacagatgaggaaactgagacccacagtgataacttgtccaaagtcacagctCAGAAGTGAAGGAGAAGCCAGGCAGGACTCAAACCCAAGCAGTCCAATGGCCTAGTGTATACTCTAACCACAATGCCCACTGCCTCTGTCTTCTGCAGGGGGGATAAGATGGAATTCAGCGACCAGAGAAGTGACTGGGAAGAGTCCAACACTAAAAGCTGCACCCAGAGCTCACAAAATCCCAGGGAGAACTATCCTTGTTCAAAATCTTGGTGTGGCCCCAACAAGAGTCTTTGAAAGACTTCCTCTTAGAAAATTCTCCCTCTGGTCATCCCTGCTGCTTGGTCATCCCAGTCCTGATGCCCTGGCCTGCCCTTGGCTTTTCAGACTGCACATTTTGTCCCTCTGCCTTGATCCTCATCCATGCTCCCACTCTAACTCTCGCCatgtccctttctcctccccctgctctcTCCTTCTATTCAAAATTTCTATGCTCTTGTATAATTGGGGTCTCACATTTCTACAATGAATAGGAAGTGTGAGTACGGAGAAATTCAAATACGTTTCTGTTTCTGGTTAGCCATGGGGCCTACAATGGGTCACTCAACTGCTCGTCcttaatttccccatctgtaagcTGGGACAATAAGCACATTTATATTCACCTAAAACactattgtgagaaataaatgctatGAATGTATGGGAAGCACTTAGTGCTATGCCTAGCAAATAATCATAAATAACAATAAGTATGTTTTATTAAcactaataataaatattgttagCAGTGtgatcaagaagacaaaaaagatTTAACGAGGGGTATCATTTCAGAGGTTGTGAGTCTGACGGTCCGCGGACAGATTTCCCTTCCAGCAGGATGCTTGGTAGGGATGGCTTGCTCATTGGAATTGGAACTGGGCGGATAACTAGGATACACTGGGCAGGAGGCCAAGGTCATCTGTGCCACCAGCCTTAGGAAGGAGCTCAGGAATCCTACTTTATTCCCTTCACCCACCCCCTCTGCCTCTGGAAGGAATCTCTCATCACCTTGGAATTCTGAAGAACTCTGATAACTTTATGCACCTCAGATCAtcagagggttttgttttgtgcaTGCATCAGTTCTATTCCACGAGAAACTCCTTGAGGACGGGCACtacatcttaactatttttacaCCCCCACGCACACATGCACTTAACCACTCCGTCAGTGTCCCTGAGTGTCCCAGCTGGGAAACATCTTGAAAATTCTTCACTGCAAGTCCTCACTTCCTGCCTCCCCCAATTCTCATGtagcagatgagaaaagtgaggtgaCCCACCAAAAGAGTGGGAGAGGTCAGAGGACCACGTTCATGTGTGAGAAGTCGGAGGTGATCTGTGGAGAAGGGCCCCACAGCTGGGGATTGCTCTgtcaggaagagaaaggcaggagCCCAAGGAGACATGGAGACAGAGGGAGTGGAAAGGACCGTTGTGAGGAGCTGAAGGCTTTGCAGCTGGAAGCCAGAATTCCTGGGCAGAGATGGGGATCCATTTGGTATCTGTCACAGCATCACAAATCTGGGGAAAAGCTTAGAGCCTATCAAGCCAAGGTGATTTCTCAAATGTCAATAAGGATAAGGATAAACCAGTGTGTTTTGCCCGCcactactttgtttttttaaatcttaattgtTATCTCTACTGAACACAAGACACGCAAACATTTGTCAGGACT includes:
- the PGAM1 gene encoding phosphoglycerate mutase 1 — translated: MAAYKLVLIRHGESAWNLENRFSGWYDADLSPAGHEEAKRGGQALRDAGYEFDICFTSVQKRAIRTLWTVLDAIDQMWLPVVRTWRLNERHYGGLTGLNKAETAAKHGEAQVKIWRRSYDIPPPPMEPDHPFYSNISKDRRYADLTEDQLPSCESLKDTIARALPFWNEEIVPQIKEGKRVLIAAHGNSLRGIVKHLEGLSEEAIMELNLPTGIPIVYELDKNLKPIKPMQFLGDEETVRKAMEAVAAQGKAKK